In Kryptolebias marmoratus isolate JLee-2015 linkage group LG2, ASM164957v2, whole genome shotgun sequence, the genomic stretch CTAgatttttacattgtttttttttttacaaaaaagcagaaaacaaagctgATGACGTGGtgcatttataaaataaatacttaattttggcttttttttaaaattgcagcctgttttaaagacaaaatgccTATATTTGTACATTGTCATTATAGTTTGCAGTTTAACCTCAGAGATCATTATGAAATTAACAACTAGTgaggatttttaaattaaatatcagCTCAGTGATTGAACATTTAAACCCAGGTATGTTGGCTGCTTAGACCAACCAGCAGGACATAAAGAATCACAAAGAAGTTCTTTGTGCTGGTCTTAGAAAGTAAAACTGTTTAACGTGTTTGTTTTACTGGCTTCAGTCCTGTGAAGGAAAGGCATTATTAAAGTGAAAATCTCTGGTTGGAGGTTACTTAAATATATTTGCTTTGTTTCGTCATGAAACCGGAAATGAGACGGGCAGCTCTgaataaacaaactgtaaacGTTAATTTGGGgttttagcttcagtttaaataaaacagtctaCAGAAAGCATAGCAGAAAACACAATAGTAGGTTTGCAGAGCCTCAACCTCTTATTACACCTAAAACTACCTATTTGCAAATGAAATTGTGCAAAGAGCTGAAGTCGTACAGTTCTATGCGCcatgctttacttttttttttttttaaacagatacgTGGTATTTGCAGAAAAAAGTGAAGGGACTCCTCAACATGATGCCCACTGAGTGCATTTTTCTGCATGtaactgtgcttttatttctcagaaGCTACTGTAATCCCCAGATGTTGAGAGcctctttaaatattaaaaaaaaaaaatccatctttaTCCTCAAAAGAGTTCAGTCCTTGAAAATTTCTATTAAATGTAAGGGACAAGTTGCAACCTGCCCAGGgagcacaatgactgctggagatcggCACAAAATTACAGATTATTACAGATAAAATGaataaccatccatccatccatccatccatccatccatccatccatccatccatccatccatccatccatccatccatccatccatccatccatccatccatcNNNNNNNNNNNNNNNNNNNNNNNNNNNNNNNNNNNNNNNNNNNNNNNNNNNNNNNNNNNNNNNNNNNNNNNNNNNNNNNNNNggccagctcctccgggggaatcccaaggcgttcccaggccagccgagaaacatagtccctccagcgtgtcctgggtcttcctctgggcctcctcccggtgggacgtgcccagaacacctattaaacttattaaactttaatggtttttttCCAGAGGTAGTtagtaaaatgatttaaacaatgAATAATAAAGGAGCTACAACAAGAGGAGCAGTTCATGGAAACTGTAAACCAGTAAGATACAACACATCATCTGGGTAATAGTTTGCcagcagcaaagaaaaagttaactgattttaaactttaattgtaatgttaaaaaaaatctccacttaaacaaaaataaatctgtgaaacaTCATACATACATCTAATATTTTGGGGTATTTGTTTCTCAAATCAtcagttttgtgtatttgttttgttcataatAAAATCTCAGCTTACTAATACAAAAGTGACTTTTTGTGACATTGAGGTTATAAAAGTGTGATGATTTACCAAGAATCACACCAAGAAAAAGGCTCCATTAGTTGGCACAGTCTGTATGGATGTACTTTGGCtcgcagagagagaaaaagaaaggtcttctgtcttctgctggatcttttagctttttgtctgACTCGTTTCCATAACTTAATTGGATTCTCCGATTGCTAAATGAAGCCGAGTCTTTGTTTGCCGGCGAGGACTGATAGCGTCAGACAAGCAGCATATTGTGCTCATGTGTAACTGATACAAAGATGATGGAAGACCaatttggtttttaaataagCCTTTCCTGAGTCAAAATTCTCTTAAATACAGGTGGGCAAAACAAGAATGTCCTTTTGAGGTATTCATGACACCGTAATCCTTTAGTATTTGTGGAAGTCGTTTATTAAGCTTGCTATTTGCTTACTCTGCACAAAGTTAGCCTTAATGTGCTTTTGGGTTTACAAGAGGTTATCGACTTACAGCCAGCTGCATAAAACCAAAAGGAACAGCTACCAAGTTCAATTTCTGAGACCTTACACATGTATTTATGGTGAATAAAGTAGATGTAAGCCTACATCCAAATGTGTTTCAATTGGATAACGAGTGGGTGGCAGAGTAGGAGCAACGAGAGAAAAGAGGCACTGTAATTACATAAGCAATTTTCCCCCAGGGATCCAAGATCACAGTCATCTGAAACGCTCTCTGCACCCAACCGCTCGTCAACCAACAACCATCTAATGTTTTAATTGTCCGACAGTAACGAGGTCAGAACTTTGATGTGATTTTCTGATGACTTTCTTCTCTTTATCTTTGCTTTGATTGCAGGCACACTACACCCCCCCCCTGCAAACTTTAATGTCAGTTATCCGCAAACTTGCACGGTTGATAACGTTTTGTTATAAATCCCCCCCCGGGATGACAGACACTCATCAGGACACTTGTAAGGTTGCATTAAAGTGATCTGGGGTCTTAAAACGCAGACAGTCATCTCTGAGCTCATGATGTTTGTGACGCAAAACAATGCCGGACCGTATCGCTGCCTTGACCCTTGGCTTAAACGATGTCTCGCAAGAGCGTGGTGACACACGGCTCGCGCTTGCATACATTAGGTGTGGCCTTTCATTCTGGGATTACTGTGGCTTTCCACACTGTGTTTACAGGATTATATCGGATATCTGTACGAGTCAGATATGGCCAGTGAGCAGGAGGCAGTGACACAGGAGCTccttaaaacaaagacaatagTCATGTCGGGTTGAGAAAGAGCAAAAGGTGATgaaagtgttttggttttaacaGCGAGGGATGATAACGCGGCGTTTGCTGcaaaggcagatttttttttttttttttttccttcacaacATGTTTTCTTACTGTTTGAGCCAAGAGTTGCTAAATAACACTGTGCATCATTTCAACAACTGATGATACAATGTCTCATTTGCCGAATAACATTTTGTTCTCTGTACTGTTGGATCATTGTATATGAGGTTTAGTATTTTCGATGTGTTCAGCAAGGAAGAAACAAGgaaactgcattaaaacagtcttttttaatgttcatttttacatgtgcaagacaaaaaaaattacatatatACATTGCTTATTGCATACAACTTGAATTGAATACAGTTCATAATTGCACGATGAAcaatgaaaaactaaacatctTTGTTGTGGTGGCAGCTTTCAAAGTGTAAATGGTGCTTGGGGAAAAGTGTAAGTCTTTTATAGCCTTTCATCTCTAAATACATGTGCGTTCAATGCgaaacttaaataaatttgtttttgtcaccttaaagctctgtgtaaaggttatgagcaatcagtatcctacctgttgtatgCAGATAGATGTtgtctcagtttgaagaatcagagttttattctgagaGGATtcacaagctaacagctagtccaagcagggccaagaccaaagtggatcgctgccatcttaaagcagCTTCTGTCTTAACGATTTGATTGTTGTTCATGCAAATCCTTTTTTCTAAATCTCTGCATCGGCGCCAGTCTCGGATTACAttgcagcagcaacagctgtGGGCCTTTTGGTGCAGCCTGGGCCACTTTCGGCAGGAGTAAAATCCTATTTCTCTCagaataattgtgtaatgtaAAAGTGATGacgatgtaaaggtttaaaaaacgGAAGCTGCATGAACCACTCTGAAACTTTGGAGattggaattgttttaagacGATAACGATCCACCTTGGTCTTGGCTCGACTAGAACCATCTGTTAGCTCATCATCAGAAACACTAAGGATTTTAAGGAgcctatctacaacaagtaagatattacttgcttataacttttccacatgACTGCAGTTCAAAGAAATATGAGCTATCCCATAAatagtttgtaaaaaataactttttgaaaGGCTCAGGGAttcaaaataatatattttctttcctttattctttctcgatgaaagaaagaaataaaaaatactaaaatctagtgattaaatttgtttaaacttaATATGTTAATTGTTTTGAAAGTATAATTTGGCAGATAAATGTAGAAGTAGTAAAAGTGTTCATTAGGAGGCTGAACTGTCCTTGTCACAGTGTTTTAATATTGGTCCTAATGTATTCACATTTAACTAGAATATTAATGTTGCAACTTTATCCCATCGGgacaaaatgactaaattactcattttacttaaaaatataatacagtttttagaaaaaattcTATTACAAAAGTAGAAAAGATGTCTTATAtttagtaaaaatgtgtttctctgAACTGTACATTCATGTTGAAGTGTCATAAAgatgtataaaaatgtattttgtttcattcttatCCAACAAGgatcatttctaaaaaaaaaaaaaaatgctacatatATGTTAAATGATACTAAAGTACAAAATACAGTAGTTTGAAATGGTTTCACTAGAAATGTCCACTAATATAATACAGATTCTTTTAACTTAAGGGTATAAATACTGACAGTTCAATTCTGTCAAGTTAATTAAACCTTGAGGACCTTCTTTAAAGCCTAACCTTTCCTAATACATACAAATAATTGTCATGTATTCACTGTTGtcctcatttttatttccaagcAAGGCTCCTATTAGTGAAAACATCCAGAGAGCAATGTGACACACAAAGCTCGCTGTTTGGTCCTGGGCTTTCACTCTGACCACGGGTTTTTTGTCTGGCAGCTGTGTTTTTGGAGGGAGGGGTGTGCATCGATCACATCTTCATACGACAAGAGACTCACACGCCTGTGGCGTTGGCCCAGGCAGGGAAAGTGTCCAGGTGAAACATGGCTTTGCCCCAGGTGTTAATGGCCAGCGTGATGCAAAGGATGCCAATGATGTTCATCACTATTCCTGTCCTGGCCTGGTGGAGAAGGAGATTatacagttattttaaaaatgtccttcTTATCCCTCAAGTCATTACTAACAGAGCATGAGAGGTGGCTCAACCAAGTTACTTTAGTAAAATTTAATGATGAGTGCTGCATCTGCATTAATTCAAAGATTTACGGCTCGGTTAATAATAATTGTCCTGACTTACAGCCACATAGCCTTACAGGACAGATGGTTTGTTACACAGAGTCATCTGGGAGGTACATAGGCGTAAACCCATAGAGAAAAAAGTTAGGGGGAATGCTAGATGTGGGATTTGGCGTCACTGAGGCGCTATAAGCAGAGACTCGCTGACTGATatcacttaaaaataataaaaataaaaagggtttcCACAGCTGCCAGTATAGTTCACTGGCTGGTTTTTAGTTTAGTATTTAGATATTAATAATTGCAGTTAGCAAGTCTCATAAGAATCCAGCTACGCTGTAAGGTAGATAGCCATGAGATGTTGGTTGTGAACAAGGGCACAGGTATGAGCAGAGGAAATGAGCTTCTATCAAATCACATGGCAGCACCCAAAAAAAACTGACACTTATTTTAGCTTCATTAATGTCAAAACCTTATAAAAAAACAggcaataacaataaaataataataaaaaaaactaccagaGATTGTTTTTGACTGTCTGTAAAGTGGCTTTGCGACTGAGACACAGTTAGCTTTTCCTGAGCAATGGATGCAACTGTCCAAAACTCACAAATTAATTAACCTTATGTAATAGTTTTAACTGTCAGAAATGTATGCTTTTTTCACAACTTGACCTTTATTAGTTATTGTTACTTCAAAATGATAAAGGCAAATTGACACAACACATACATCAAACTACACTGGCACTGTACAgagtattttgctttttatagtttcttttctATGCTTGAAAGGGGAGGATGGGAAAGGTGCTATGGTACTCACTTTTTATCTGCATTGTAGCTGCTAGATGTCACTAAAAACTACAACTCAGAACAATAGGAATGTAATTATTGTTTTCTATTATTTAGCAGAGTGAAAACTCACGTTTCGCCTAATTAAAATAACCTCTTTAATGGGTCAGGATGCAACTGCAAATGCAAGTTTTGCAGTTCTCACTGCATTATAGTGGCAGTAAAATCCCAGCAGTTTCAGACAACATGTTATTTACAGACTAACCTCAACAAACCACTGTTATACTCACCATGTCAGCAACTTTGAGATGCCCATAGGAGAAGACTATGGCATTCGGAGGAGTGGCAACAGGCAGCATGAAGGCAAATGAAGAACTCAGAGTACAAGGCACCATGACATACAGGGGATTGACTCCAATGGACTGAGACTGCAAAAATCACAAAGGACGTTTTAAACAGTTATTGAACATAGTTTTGATCAGAAAAACCTTTCACTCCCTCATCTGGCTACATTTCTGTAACCGTAATCGCTGACTCGTAACTCTGAATGAAATGTGTGCAGTTctgtgtgaagtgaaaactcTCATTAGGTGGGTGTAATTAAGATGTAATTTCTGCTAGCTTTCTGCCGAGTCATGAGAACTAAAATAGAAAAGGACTGCATCTGTAGGGATAATGGTAGACTGCAATGGGGGCAGAGAACTTTACTGTGTAGAATTTGCTTCTGAATTACATATCCTGCGGCACGCCAGCTTAAACAAGTGCACGGTAATTTCTGtgtcttaaaataaacaaaaagtggaaaaaaagtcaactttatATTTAGTATACTTTAAACTATAAGCGCCACATCAGGTCACCACAATGACAATGCTTTGTCTTGTCAgacagcttttgtttaaatcaaagacTTACTTGACACGatgacacaaagacagaagccACAAGCCATTACTCGCCCAAACTGTCATCTCCACTTTCACTATAGTGAATGATCAAATGACTGATTCTTGTTCTCTCATGCTCCTGTCTCGATTGTCATGCACACTTGATCACACTTGTGCAAAACATCAGTCTGAATATCCCTGCAAGACGCTGTTTTTCATAAACCATTTTTGACATTCCGTGTAGTGCTCAACAAGTAGGCACAGTAATGACATTCTTCATCAGCGAAGAGACGGGCAGTGAGACAGGGCATGGGGGCTGAATTGGTGTATTTGGCAGGTTATTAATGGAAGGAGGGGCCCACAGTAGAGAGCTAAACAAATTCAGCCTGAATGACCAACTGGAGGACTTGCCAAACATGGGAAAGTAGGCCAGCTCTCTTTGGGAGCCGTGTCAGTGCTGAACTTTAACTGGGGAAATCGATTAGCATGGCTTCACTGCAAAGAGCATCTTACCAAACATAAGCCTGACTACCAGGCATGACTGCATGTCCCCTGCATTTcagattttgcttttgtttcacatATCAACACATATGTTCTGTGCGAGCGCTCTTACCATCGAGGCTAAGACAGGTAGGAAGAGAGTTGCTGTGGCCACATTACTGGTGCATTCTGTGAAGGTAGCAATCAGTAGACATAAAATGATAGCAATGGCCCAGGGAGGAATGTTCTGCAAGGGAGTCATTTGATCTCCCATCCACTTTGAGAGTCCCGATacctgaaagcaaaaaaaatgtaccATAACGTAACATAATGTCATGTAGGAAGACAGGGACtaacataataaaacacataacataacataacataacataacataacataacataacataacataacataacataacataacataacataacataacataacataacataacataacataacataacataacataacataacacaATATATTACACATTGTAATGTATTGTAACACAGCATTAACCCTACATAATGTAACAAGATGTAatgtaatgtgacaaaacatACTGTGATGTAACATATTAATGTAACATAAAGTAACAGAACATAATGAGATGTAACGTAAcgtaatgtaatgtaatataACATGAAGTTACATAATGTAACGTAAACTGTAACATAAAGTGATGTAACATATTGGAGCATTACATGGCATAACATTATGTAACATAATGTATTGTCAAATTACATATTGTTACATAACGTAATATAGTGTAACTCTTCTTGCCACTTACTTCACTTCCCTTAGCGAGAGCGAAACCTCCTCCAAGAAGAAGCAGAATCCCCCACGGTATCTTCTTCTGGGCAACTTTCCAGGTGAGGAGACTTGGCGTTGAGCCCGAAGACTGATGCTGAGCTGCAGATTTGACCCATTAAATATTATTTGCAAAGCATTAAACTACATGCGTTCTTCCACACCGATGGCTTACCTGTATCAAAACTCCGAGACCTCCATGAACAGAAGCGCGGCGGTTCAGAAGGCAGAACAAAGAGAAGAACGGCCACAAAGATCGCCACTGTGGCATCCGTCACGTACCTTTGAGGGATGGGAGTACAAGGGTCATTATACATCTATtgtaaactgttttaatgtATGAATTAAACTTTAGAAGGTAAAAGTATAAGTACAAACTCTGCATCAGCATTAAAGATATTTGTGGCCCAGCCGTTGACAAAACCTGGATCCCTTGTGAACCACAAAAGCACCAGCAAAATGAAGAGACCCAGGACACTTATTTCTCCAAAAGACATGGACCCAAGCAGACGATGTTGCTCACGGATCACATTATAGGCAGCAAtctccttttctgtcttttcagcCCCACAGCCCCACGTTTTTTTGAAGCTATAGAAATCACAAAGGAATCAAgaccatttttttaatattacctCCACTGAACATCCACGTTTTTTATGCAATAATAAGGTGTTAGCTGTCATCAAACTCACTTGAATCCCATGAAGACGAACTGCAGCCAAAGCCAGGCCACTGTGAGCATAAGGATCATGTTTGGGAAAGCAAAGCCAAACCAGGATGCAAAGTTAATCACATCCCCATTTTCAGGAAACAGCCTAACGAAAATGACAGCGACAAAAAGTCAATTTACAGACATTTCCAAATATTGGAGTACTCTTCATGATCGATAACGACACACTTACTGATTCATGCCACCCTGAAGCACCAAATTGGGACCAGTTCCTGTCAGTGTGGCGGTGCCGCCAATGCTGGCAGCATAACAAATACACAAGGTCATCCCTTTACACATTTTCAGCCTTTCTGCTGCCTCTTTCTGTTTGGCAATTTCTACGGAAGCATCTAAGAAGGTCACCACCACTGGGCCTTTGAACAAAGAGCAACGAGAAAAAAGCAGTGATTTTGTACTCTAATTAGAAAAAAGTCTGGTGCTGCCTGTTTTCTGCAACAGTTTCTCGGACGGTTGGGGCTTCAGACACTGTACTTGAACTTGTGAAGGGCTCACCATGTccttcactttctttttttgtctgtgtgggTGGTTTGCCGTCAGCGTCTGATGTTTGGACAGGTTCGTCTGAGCTGAGGATCTGAGGTACTTCTCTTTCACTGTTGTTGAGCTGATCCAGCACAGCTTGGACAATAGGCACCATCATTGCTGTTGTAGCTGTGTTACTGATCCACATGGACAGGAATGCAGTAACACCCATGAAACCCAGCATTAAACTGTCATCaacaatggaaaaacaaaaaaataaaagaaaatgattgttGTTAGTGGCCATAAAATCAGACCATGACTGGTTTATAACagtaattaacaacaaaaaaaaaaacacacttttattatCTTATGAAAACCTTGAACACACCGGCCTTATCTTCAGTATGCTGGTTCTTTAGATAGCAGATATGTAACATAGCTGATAAGATATGCTTTTCAATTTTAGGTTCTAAAGGTGATAGCTGGGGTACAGTCAAACCACTCACAGTGCTGGACGTACACCAACAAAGAGCAGCACCCTTAAAGCAATGCGCTTGTGCAGATTCCAGTGCTCTACAGCCACAGCGACCATCAGTCCTCCCAAAAACAACAAGTTCGTATCCTTCAAATACTGCATACCCACCTGAAACAGCAAGATCAAAGGAACGATCActgaatggaaaaaagaaaacgtcaTAACCTAAAGTGTTGGTTTGACTTACATCTTTGGACTGCATTATGCCAAACAGTGGGAAAAGGACAGCTGGGAGAAGAGCTGTCACAGCCAGCGGCAGGACTTCTGTGCACCAGTACAGCGCCATCAGGATGATCACGTAGGCACATTCTGCTTCCTGTTCGGAAGGCAAAAATCCTGGTGAATGTGGGGGGGAAAGCACACAGACATGTACGATACAAACTTCGAATAAAAGTTCCAGGTAATCAGTTAAGATCTATATGATCTCCTTTTTATTTGGATGTGATATAAAGGTTCAAAGGGTAAAGATAAGTCAGacctattgtttgtttttttttaaatcacatgcTAATTTGCTTTCAGCACacttctgcagaaacatcattttaattattatgaTTATCATCGCCTGCAGATGAAGGCACTAAAATTTTCTCCAATGTCTGTGCATATTTATTTGTCCTTAATTGTTAgcgtcaacactgtctgtctcttagcaaagtatctcatgaaccactggataaatttgaGTAAAAATCTGAAAGTCATCATTGATGGGACATGTACGGTACAACCCAATTCGAGA encodes the following:
- the slc13a5b gene encoding solute carrier family 13 member 5, which gives rise to MGFFRYICSIKNELILFLTPCVFLPLPLVIGTPEAECAYVIILMALYWCTEVLPLAVTALLPAVLFPLFGIMQSKDVGMQYLKDTNLLFLGGLMVAVAVEHWNLHKRIALRVLLFVGVRPALLMLGFMGVTAFLSMWISNTATTAMMVPIVQAVLDQLNNSEREVPQILSSDEPVQTSDADGKPPTQTKKESEGHGPVVVTFLDASVEIAKQKEAAERLKMCKGMTLCICYAASIGGTATLTGTGPNLVLQGGMNQLFPENGDVINFASWFGFAFPNMILMLTVAWLWLQFVFMGFNFKKTWGCGAEKTEKEIAAYNVIREQHRLLGSMSFGEISVLGLFILLVLLWFTRDPGFVNGWATNIFNADAEYVTDATVAIFVAVLLFVLPSEPPRFCSWRSRSFDTAQHQSSGSTPSLLTWKVAQKKIPWGILLLLGGGFALAKGSEVSGLSKWMGDQMTPLQNIPPWAIAIILCLLIATFTECTSNVATATLFLPVLASMSQSIGVNPLYVMVPCTLSSSFAFMLPVATPPNAIVFSYGHLKVADMARTGIVMNIIGILCITLAINTWGKAMFHLDTFPAWANATGV